The proteins below are encoded in one region of Colletotrichum lupini chromosome 5, complete sequence:
- a CDS encoding oxidoreductase domain-containing protein, with protein MPISDLIPAALKPKPAKRAAPKPQKTSYTSNEVPIPHDFLSVPLPASAPAVTLQNLDWSKTALPENGPLYAVVLDNVLTPGECAQLLRMAEASATDRGPDPDKDEPWRPAMVNMGPGWEILEPEYRNSDRIIWDQQEVVDRLWGRCRLAPGLEAQLAGMEGVRRPEKGFETRWAFKRFNKRMRFLKYQKGQFFRPHCDGPYGEEAEDGTVFRTHYTVHLYLNDSVAEAGKDSGADLVGGATSFLSGDEKRKVDVDPKAGRVLIFQHSRLYHSGDDVVKGTKYTMRTDILYELIKTKIEDETEGGEAVAA; from the exons ATGCCAATCTCAGACCTCATCCCCGCGGCCCTCAAGCCCAAACCCGCCAAACGCGCCGCTCCTAAACCCCAAAAAACATCCTACACGTCCAACGAAGTCCCGATCCCGCACGACTTCCTCTCCGTTCCCCTCCCGGCCTCCGCCCCCGCCGTAACCCTCCAAAATCTAGACTGGTCCAAGACCGCCCTCCCCGAAAACGGGCCCTTGTATGCCGTCGTCCTGGACAACGTCCTCACCCCGGGCGAATGCGCCCAGCTCCTCCGCATGGCCGAGGCCTCCGCCACAGACCGCGGTCCGGACCCGGACAAGGACGAGCCGTGGCGCCCGGCGATGGTTAATATGGGTCCCGGGTGGGAGATTCTGGAGCCCGAGTACCGGAATAGCGATCGAATTATCTGGGACCAGCAGGAAGTTGTCGATCGGTTGTGGGGCCGGTGTAGGCTTGCGCCGGGGTTGGAAGCGCAGCTGGCTGGGATGGAGGGGGTGAGGAGGCCGGAGAAGGGGTTTGAGACGAGGTGGGCGTTTAAGAGGTTTAACAAGCGGATGAGGTTTTTGAAGTATCAGAAGGGGCAGTTTTTTAGAC CACATTGCGATGGACCGTATGGCGAAGAAGCGGAGGATGGGACTGTGTTCCGGACGCATTATACCGTTCATCTTTACCTCAATGACTCTGTCGCTGAGGCGGGTAAGGATAGCGGTGCCGACTTGGTTGGTGGCGCGACATCGTTCTTGTCGGGAGATGAGAAGAGGAAGGTTGATGTTGATCCTAAGGCGGGGCGGGTGCTCATCTTTCAGCATAGCCGGCTTTATCACTCTGGCGACGATGTTGTCAAGGGGACCAAGTATACGATGAGGACGGATATTTTGTATGAGTTGATCAAGACGAAGATTGAGGATGAGACGGAGGGGGGTGAGGCCGTGGCGGCTTGA
- a CDS encoding glycosyl hydrolase family 76 yields the protein MKFSSIASAATALLVSSGFASAAYSIASDDDIKATTKGLAYDLMSFYDGNLTGHTPGILPGPPPAGDYYWWEAGAMWGTMIDYWHLTGDSTYNDVVMQAMLHQVGPDRDYMPPNYTASLGNDDQGFWGMSAMTAAEDGFPNPPEDEAQWLALAQAVFNTMASPDRHDNTCGGGLRWQIPLSNNGYNYKNSIANGCFFNIGARLARYTRNQTYADWAEKTWDWMTSVGFIDADYNIYDGGHVEQNCTDINKAQFSYNNGVFILGAAMMYNYTDGAAAWKTRLDGLIEGTLKIFFPNNIAYEIACEEHNTCTTDMLSFKGYVARWMSVTTQIAPYTADKILPVLKTSADAAIKQCTGQDNQRTCGFKWSSGVYDGTKGAGQQMNVLGAVSSLLIGNVKAPVTNTTGGISKGDPNAGSHSDNLLGTETPVTTADKAGAGILTFLQHHGPAGESCSQQGYTSVEAKDGLVCIYLALTIVHLSQTEYWAMRLLDLVPFFTLPCGSNGHWIAHDKVHQRHDAISSEVGALAGLRRWTCHLHTQTLGAGALLLRTAEHIGRLFCPSDQTLQSTSSRKLSSYPAAAAVSAKTFEKEFWEQCRVPLIILADVSPPITGPERLMDDPSLSETHRTIVDNVSQFSSFRSFLLRLIGHPLSSSIYKESRLTSHNPCHRKTTGSSASMPIPDFANEAIFPIFEGLPIEEPGAADPPSYAASSEPPSYAPAPSDPPSYTDSQSGSGTAKASASSSSSTAVTRPSSHDAREEWFLIAQVKQNMTITKPTLVVVDRQQTEFAVTFEDRGIDLRPVKGGWTIVVPRGVRTAPKGGKRGVVRVPEGKGTGVKYIPGGLEQIGELGSRVREDGGRWLRECAGCGKGAGEGETLKSCTACVVARYCGKVGLYLNFTLECQKEDWKRHKGDCKVLKGMANAPVTREVVVDKFKSVALMIEITVERPGDNLSQILSNKHQHVTRTYKNVK from the exons ATGAAATTCTCTTCCATCGCCAGCGCTGCGACAGCGCTCCTCGTCTCAAGCGGTTTCGCCAGCGCTGCATACTCCATCGCTTCCGACG ATGACATCAAGGCCACCACAAAAGGTCTCGCCTACGACCTCATGAGCTTCTACGATGGTAACTTGACTGGCCACACGCCCGGTATTTTGCCCGGTCCTCCGCCAGCCGGTGATTACTACTGGTGGGAAGCTGGTGCCATGTGGGGAACTATGATCGACTACTGGCACTTGACTGGCGATTCGACCTACAACGACGTTGTCATGCAGGCCATGCTTCACCAGGTCGGACCCGACCGCGACTACATGCCTCCTAATTACACTGCCTCCCTGGGTAACGACGACCAAGGTTTCTGGGGCATGTCTGCCATGACTGCTGCCGAGGACGGTTTCCCTAACCCACCCGAGGATGAGGCTCAATGGCTGGCTCTCGCCCAAGCTGTTTTCAACACCATGGCCAGTCCCGACAGACACGATAACACTTGCGGAGGCGGTCTCCGCTGGCAAATTCCTCTCTCCAACAACGGATATAACTACAAAAACA GTATCGCAAACGGCTGCTTCTTCAACATTGGTGCCAGACTAGCCCGGTACACCAGGAACCAGACGTATGCCGATTGGGCCGAGAAGACCTGGGACTGGATGACATCCGTTGGTTTCATCGATGCCGACTACAACATTTACGATGGTGGTCACGTTGAGCAGAATTGTACCGATATCAACAAGGCCCAGTTCTCTTACAACAACGGCGTTTTCATCCTCGGCGCTGCCATGATGTATAACTAC ACGGACGGCGCCGCCGCGTGGAAGACACGCTTGGACGGTCTTATCGAAGGAACTTTGAAAATTTTCTTCCCCAACAATATTGCATATGAGATTGCTTGCGAGGAGCACAACACCTGCACAACCGATATGCTGAGTTTCAAGGGCTACGTCGCCCGATGGATGTCGGTCACGACGCAGATTGCACCATACACTGCCGACAAAATTCTCCCAGTTCTCAAGACGTCTGCAGATGCTGCTATCAAGCAGTGCACAGGGCAGGATAACCAACGAACGTGTGGCTTCAAATGGAGCTCCGGCGTGTACGACGGCACCAAGGGTGCTGGCCAACAGATGAACGTGCTCGGCGCCGTATCATCTCTGCTCATCGGCAATGTGAAGGCACCAGTAACAAACACCACTGGTGGTATCTCCAAGGGAGACCCCAACGCCGGTAGTCACTCGGACAATTTACTCGGCACAGAAACGCCAGTCACAACGGCAGATAAGGCCGGCGCTGGCATCCTGACCTTCCTG CAGCACCACGGTCCTGCTGGCGAGTCATGCTCGCAACAGGGATATACCAGCGTCGAGGCCAAGGACGGCCTGGTTTGTATTTACTTGGCGTTGACGATTGTACATTTGTCCCAAACCGAATATTGGGCAATGCGGTTGTTGGATTTGGTTCCATTCTTCACACTCCCCTGCGGTAGTAATGGGCACTGGATAGCTCACGATA AAGTCCACCAGCGCCATGACGCCATCTCGTCCGAGGTTGGGGCACTCGCTGGGCTCAGGCGCTGGACCTGTCATCTGCACACGCAAACTTTGGGTGCTGGCGCACTGCTGCTTCGCACGGCTGAGCATATCGGACGGTTGTTCTGCCCCTCTGACCAGACGTTACAGTCTACGTCATCTCGAAAGCTGTCGTCCTATCCTGCAGCGGCAGCCGTTTCAGCAAAG ACGTTCGAGAAGGAATTTTGGGAACAATGCCGAGTCCCCTTGATAATTCTGGCCGATGTTTCTCCG CCAATCACAGGGCCGGAGAGACTCATGGACGATCCCTCTCTCAG TGAAACCCACAGGACTATTGTTGACAACGTTTCTCAATTTAGCTCATTCCGGTCTTTTCTTCTCAGATTGATTGGGCATCCTCTTTCCTCCTCCATCTATAAAGAGTCTCGCTTGACCAGTCATAATCCCTGCCACCGAAAAACCACCGGGAGTTCAGCAAGCATGCCGATCCCGGACTTTGCCAACGAGGCAATCTTCCCAATCTTTGAGGGCCTCCCCATCGAGGAACCCGGCGCCGCCGATCCGCCCTCCTACGCCGCATCCTCGGAGCCGCCCTCGTATGCGCCGGCCCCCTCCGACCCGCCATCCTACACGGACTCCCAATCCGGCTCCGGCACCGCCAAAGCCTCCGCttcctcatcctcctccaCGGCAGTCACGAGACCATCCTCCCACGACGCACGCGAAGAATGGTTCCTCATAGCGCAGGTAAAACAGAACATGACCATCACGAAACCGACGCTCGTGGTCGTCGATCGTCAGCAGACGGAGTTCGCCGTCACGTTTGAGGACCGCGGGATCGATTTGCGGCCCGTCAAGGGCGGGTGGACGATTGTCGTGCCGCGCGGGGTGAGGACGGCGCCGAAGGGCGGGAAGAGGGGGGTTGTTAGGGTGCCGGAGGGGAAGGGGACGGGGGTGAAGTATATCCCTGGCGGGCTGGAGCAGATTGGGGAGTTGGGGTCGCGGGTGAGGGAGGATGGTGGGCGGTGGTTGAGGGAGTGCGCTGGGTGTGGGAAGGGGGCTGGAGAGGGTGAGACGTTGAAGAGTTGTACTGCTTGTGTTGTTGCGAGGTATTGTGGCAAGGTGGGTCTTTACTTGAACTTCACTCTC GAATGCCAGAAGGAGGATTGGAAGAGGCACAAGGGGGACTGCAAGGTTCTCAAGGGCATGGCGAACGC ACCTGTGACTAGAGAAGTGGTAGTGGACAAGTTCAAGTCCGTTGCATTGATGATAGAAATCACTGTTGAGCGACCTGGGGACAA CCTAAGCCAAATTCTCTCCAACAAACATCAACATGTAACGAGAACGTACAAGAACGTCAAATGA